In a single window of the Gemmatimonadota bacterium genome:
- the argH gene encoding argininosuccinate lyase → MKRSETLWSPGAAPDAQMLAYTVADDREVDSRLLRWDVLGSLGHLEALAKGKIISAKERAGMRRSLLAALKAVDAGELRITPAHEDGHSAVEFWLTKRFGDVGERLHAGRSRNDQVVTDLRLCLKDEVLTLHARMLELADALLAFAALHKRVLWPGYTHQRIAMPSSAGIWAAGYAEGLLDAAEGVHGFWNRLDRSPLGSAAGYGVPLPLAREAAAKALGFAGLDQVVTSVQGGRGTLEAAVLFWCTEAAHHCAKLSADVILFSADEFGWITLPHELSTGSSIMPQKRNPDLFELSRARGAAIEGDLATVLALKGRLAGGYHRDFQFLKAPLFRGIDRMREMLAMLTTAMPRLGVDAAAGRAALAGDVLATDEVMRRVRAGMPFRRAYREVAAQVKSGVPMPALSTADLIAARSRSTGGIGNLPLAGLRQRIRAAARWNAMRRASFARALTRLTVARPR, encoded by the coding sequence GTGAAGCGCTCCGAGACACTCTGGTCACCCGGCGCCGCTCCCGATGCCCAGATGCTCGCCTACACGGTGGCGGACGACCGGGAAGTCGACAGCCGACTCCTGCGCTGGGACGTGCTCGGCTCGCTCGGGCACCTCGAGGCACTCGCCAAGGGGAAGATCATTTCGGCGAAAGAACGCGCCGGCATGCGGCGGTCACTGCTCGCCGCCCTCAAGGCAGTGGACGCTGGTGAGTTGCGGATCACTCCCGCGCACGAGGACGGACATTCGGCGGTGGAGTTCTGGCTGACCAAGCGCTTCGGCGATGTCGGCGAGCGACTGCACGCCGGGCGTTCCCGCAACGACCAGGTCGTCACCGATCTGCGGCTCTGTCTCAAGGACGAAGTGCTCACACTGCACGCGCGGATGCTCGAGCTCGCCGATGCGCTCCTCGCCTTCGCCGCACTCCACAAGCGCGTACTCTGGCCCGGGTACACGCACCAGCGCATCGCGATGCCCTCGTCGGCCGGCATCTGGGCTGCTGGCTACGCCGAGGGTCTGCTTGACGCGGCGGAAGGAGTGCACGGATTCTGGAATCGGCTCGATCGGTCGCCGCTGGGGAGCGCGGCGGGGTATGGCGTGCCGCTTCCGCTCGCGCGTGAGGCGGCGGCGAAGGCACTCGGCTTCGCCGGACTGGATCAGGTGGTGACCTCGGTGCAGGGCGGACGCGGCACGCTCGAAGCGGCGGTGCTCTTCTGGTGCACCGAGGCGGCCCACCACTGCGCCAAGCTGTCGGCGGACGTGATTCTCTTCTCGGCCGATGAATTCGGCTGGATCACGCTGCCACACGAACTCTCCACGGGGTCGAGCATCATGCCGCAGAAGCGGAACCCGGACCTCTTCGAGCTCAGCCGCGCGCGGGGCGCCGCCATCGAGGGTGACCTGGCGACCGTCCTCGCGCTCAAGGGGCGACTCGCTGGTGGATATCACCGGGATTTCCAGTTTCTCAAGGCGCCGCTCTTTCGCGGCATCGACCGAATGCGTGAGATGCTGGCGATGCTGACGACGGCAATGCCGCGCCTTGGCGTCGATGCGGCCGCCGGGCGCGCCGCGCTGGCGGGGGACGTCCTCGCCACCGATGAGGTGATGCGACGGGTTCGCGCCGGAATGCCGTTCCGGCGGGCCTATCGCGAGGTGGCCGCGCAGGTGAAGAGTGGGGTGCCGATGCCGGCACTGAGTACGGCCGACCTGATTGCCGCGCGAAGCCGGAGTACCGGCGGAATAGGCAACCTCCCGCTCGCCGGATTGCGGCAGCGGATTCGCGCCGCCGCTCGGTGGAATGCGATGCGACGTGCGAGCTTTGCGCGCGCGCTCACTCGCCTCACCGTGGCGAGGCCGCGATGA
- a CDS encoding arginine repressor produces MSLERRKRHLKILELVATRPMRTQDEVADALAQEGWDVTQSSVSRDISALGLVKSDGIYQRPASARLKEIADPNERRLAESLLAVEAAGEALLVLHTPPGEAQRVGSALDLLAWPEIVGTIAGDDTIFIAVHHASAQAKILRRLRTIMGKERAE; encoded by the coding sequence ATGAGCCTCGAGCGCCGCAAGCGTCACCTCAAGATTCTCGAACTCGTGGCGACGCGACCGATGCGCACCCAGGACGAGGTGGCCGATGCGCTTGCCCAGGAAGGGTGGGACGTCACCCAGAGTTCGGTATCGCGCGACATTTCCGCTCTCGGGCTGGTGAAGTCCGACGGCATCTACCAGCGTCCCGCCTCGGCCCGACTGAAGGAGATCGCCGATCCCAACGAGCGACGCCTCGCGGAGTCGTTGCTCGCGGTGGAGGCGGCCGGCGAGGCATTGCTGGTGCTGCACACGCCCCCGGGCGAGGCGCAGCGAGTTGGTAGTGCCCTCGACCTGCTGGCGTGGCCGGAGATCGTCGGCACTATTGCGGGTGACGACACGATCTTCATTGCGGTGCATCACGCCAGCGCGCAGGCCAAGATTCTGCGACGGCTCCGCACGATCATGGGGAAGGAGCGCGCTGAGTGA
- a CDS encoding M20/M25/M40 family metallo-hydrolase, with product MTSPTEIDFLRELVAVPSISGNEAPAAELVELAARRLGLDVVRDETSVRVSVGDEHAGPTLALASHLDVVPPGEGWTRDPFTPVIEGDLLYGRGSGDAKASVSAMLFALADLAASGSTLKGRALAIFAYGEETRNATMPQAVQRAGRLDAALVGEPTNLNLAIAQRGLMMVDLVTKGDQRHAGYAASSGFTNAITVLARELVKLDDIVAERVHPLLGVTTVTPTMLEAGVSRNVTPPVARAILDVRSTPAWTHDELEQALTERLACEVIVTSKRLVPCETPADSRLLTAARQAAPAAGTYGSPTCSDWCFLRHLDAIKVGPGTSQRSHTPDESVNISEVTAARAFYARVAEAYLA from the coding sequence TTGACCTCGCCGACTGAAATCGACTTCCTCCGCGAGCTGGTCGCCGTCCCGTCCATCAGCGGGAACGAGGCGCCGGCAGCGGAGCTGGTCGAGCTGGCCGCGCGCCGGCTCGGCCTCGACGTCGTGCGCGACGAAACGTCGGTGCGAGTCTCGGTCGGCGACGAGCACGCCGGTCCGACGCTCGCACTGGCCTCGCACCTCGATGTCGTGCCGCCCGGCGAAGGGTGGACGCGCGATCCATTCACGCCCGTCATCGAGGGCGATCTCCTCTATGGTCGCGGCTCGGGTGATGCGAAAGCATCGGTCAGCGCGATGCTATTTGCGCTCGCCGACCTTGCCGCGAGCGGCAGCACGCTCAAGGGACGTGCCCTGGCCATCTTCGCCTACGGTGAGGAGACCAGGAACGCCACGATGCCGCAGGCCGTGCAACGCGCGGGCCGGCTCGACGCGGCGCTGGTTGGCGAGCCGACCAACCTGAACCTCGCGATCGCCCAGCGCGGCCTGATGATGGTCGATCTGGTCACCAAGGGCGATCAGCGGCACGCGGGGTATGCGGCGAGTTCCGGCTTCACCAATGCCATCACGGTACTGGCGCGCGAACTCGTAAAACTCGATGACATCGTCGCGGAGCGGGTCCATCCGCTGCTCGGGGTCACGACCGTGACTCCGACGATGCTGGAAGCCGGTGTCTCCCGGAATGTCACGCCGCCCGTGGCACGGGCGATCCTGGATGTGCGCTCGACCCCGGCGTGGACGCACGACGAACTCGAGCAGGCCCTCACCGAGCGGCTCGCGTGCGAAGTGATCGTTACGTCGAAGCGACTGGTGCCGTGCGAGACGCCGGCGGATTCCCGCCTGCTCACGGCCGCACGCCAGGCGGCGCCCGCAGCGGGCACTTACGGTTCGCCCACTTGCTCCGACTGGTGCTTCCTGCGCCACCTCGATGCGATCAAGGTCGGACCAGGCACCTCGCAACGATCGCACACACCCGATGAGTCGGTGAACATTTCCGAAGTCACAGCGGCCCGCGCGTTCTACGCGCGGGTGGCGGAGGCCTACCTGGCGTGA
- a CDS encoding PQQ-binding-like beta-propeller repeat protein: MIPRVRGTLLLALVAGCTTDAPVRPAGRPSIEWPNYGGDLAATRWSPAADITPDNVHRLQPVWQWRTGEYAHVDRHTGDHMLPGLFEATPVMVGDTLFLSTPFSRAVALDAITGKQFWAFDPDVTRYGLIANEHSGFVHRGVALWRGGGARRVFLNARWRLFALDAHTGKPIPEFGDGGAVDLSKDLRWPVNRLHFGQTSPPLVWGDIVIVGSAIGDGLLYPRDPPGDVQAFDARSGKRLWRWDPLPPLGAPADSAWGAGAAAVVGHSNVWAPMSLDSARGLVYLPVSAASNDFYGGHRPGDNRWSQSVVCLDARTGRMVWGQQLVHHGLWDYDPPAAPVLLDLVHEGVSVPVVAIAGKTGFLYLFNRLTGAPLWPIEERAVPSSSIPGEVTAATQPFPTRPIPFARQGIADSDLVDFTPRVHAMARTLVAGRTLGPMFTPPSLAGTIAVPGWIGGAGWGGMTANPDRGIIFIKGTNKPSLLTLVAADSMRGYVRDPAPRSIETPIMLQLPPWRDYGILGSHVATLPVIKPPYGTLSAYAIATGERLWQITLGDLPEVRNHPWLRDLHLPPLGVPGAPGGMTTRGGLIFITGGGTVLYAIDQRDGAVRWSSDLGVPGYSNPMSYRASDGRQYVVVATGDGAEASLRAFALPL, from the coding sequence GTGATCCCGCGCGTGCGTGGCACGCTCCTGCTCGCCCTCGTGGCGGGCTGCACCACCGATGCACCCGTGCGTCCCGCCGGACGCCCCTCGATTGAATGGCCGAACTACGGCGGCGACCTGGCCGCGACGCGCTGGTCTCCCGCTGCCGACATAACTCCCGACAACGTGCATCGGCTCCAGCCGGTCTGGCAGTGGCGCACGGGCGAGTATGCGCACGTCGATCGTCATACCGGCGATCACATGCTGCCCGGACTGTTCGAGGCCACCCCGGTGATGGTGGGAGACACGCTGTTTCTGAGCACGCCGTTCTCGCGAGCCGTGGCACTCGATGCCATCACGGGGAAGCAGTTCTGGGCGTTCGACCCCGATGTGACCCGTTACGGACTCATCGCCAACGAGCACTCCGGCTTCGTGCATCGCGGTGTTGCCCTGTGGCGCGGCGGTGGCGCCCGACGGGTGTTTCTCAACGCGCGCTGGCGGCTCTTCGCACTTGATGCGCACACTGGCAAGCCGATTCCGGAGTTCGGCGATGGCGGCGCGGTCGATCTCTCGAAGGATCTTCGCTGGCCCGTCAACCGGCTGCATTTCGGCCAGACCTCGCCCCCACTGGTATGGGGCGACATCGTCATCGTCGGGAGCGCGATCGGCGATGGCCTGCTCTATCCGCGGGATCCGCCGGGCGACGTGCAGGCCTTCGACGCGCGCAGTGGCAAGCGGCTCTGGCGTTGGGATCCGTTGCCACCGCTCGGAGCGCCGGCGGATTCTGCCTGGGGTGCTGGCGCCGCTGCGGTAGTCGGGCATTCCAACGTCTGGGCGCCGATGTCGCTCGACAGCGCACGTGGTCTGGTCTATCTCCCGGTCAGCGCTGCGAGCAACGACTTCTATGGTGGCCATCGCCCGGGAGACAACCGCTGGTCGCAGTCCGTGGTCTGCCTCGATGCGCGGACGGGCAGGATGGTGTGGGGTCAGCAACTCGTGCATCACGGCCTCTGGGACTACGATCCGCCTGCGGCCCCGGTGCTGCTCGATCTGGTGCACGAGGGAGTGTCGGTGCCGGTGGTCGCGATCGCGGGGAAGACCGGATTCCTCTACCTCTTCAATCGACTGACCGGGGCGCCACTCTGGCCGATTGAAGAGCGCGCCGTACCATCGAGTTCGATCCCAGGCGAGGTCACCGCGGCGACCCAGCCATTTCCGACACGCCCGATTCCGTTCGCGCGGCAGGGGATCGCCGACAGTGATCTGGTCGACTTCACGCCGAGGGTGCATGCGATGGCGCGGACCCTGGTGGCCGGCCGCACGCTCGGACCAATGTTCACCCCGCCATCGCTTGCCGGTACGATCGCGGTGCCTGGCTGGATCGGCGGCGCCGGCTGGGGCGGCATGACGGCAAACCCCGATCGCGGAATCATTTTCATCAAGGGCACCAACAAGCCGTCGTTGCTGACTCTGGTGGCTGCTGATTCGATGCGTGGCTACGTGCGTGACCCCGCGCCCCGATCGATCGAGACGCCGATCATGCTGCAGCTGCCACCGTGGCGAGACTACGGCATTCTGGGTTCGCACGTCGCGACGCTGCCCGTCATCAAGCCCCCCTACGGAACACTCAGCGCCTACGCGATCGCGACCGGCGAGCGGTTGTGGCAGATCACCCTCGGCGACCTGCCGGAAGTCCGCAATCACCCGTGGCTGCGCGATCTGCATCTGCCGCCGCTTGGTGTGCCTGGCGCACCCGGCGGGATGACCACGCGCGGTGGACTGATCTTCATCACCGGCGGCGGAACGGTGCTCTACGCCATCGATCAGCGTGATGGGGCGGTGCGTTGGAGCAGCGACCTCGGGGTACCCGGCTACAGCAATCCGATGTCCTATCGCGCGAGCGACGGACGTCAGTATGTGGTGGTCGCTACCGGCGATGGCGCCGAAGCGAGCTTGCGCGCGTTCGCCCTTCCGCTGTAG
- a CDS encoding kelch repeat-containing protein, whose protein sequence is MRGIRRGLLILAGVCVVLLLGSAAGFVVGRRWPLARLERARARFFGKPPEGWSIVARTDLNRYEVMRLQHGSSLFLFSGFYTDDQKVTARVEALDLLNGVWTRKRDIPQPLTHTAPIVVRDTAWFVGGFEGNHPGPATTRVWRYAINDDSWSNGPPLPAARGGGGLVAVGDTLHFFGGWLPDRNTDSPDHWTLVIGDSAWRSAAPLPLPRGHLSGGLLSGAIYAIGGVLGHDPVPIDVDAVHRFNPATQQWDSAPALPFPVSHTEPSTTFYDGHLLMVGGRSRGSGRENIDDILAFDPALGRWLHLGRTPKPFLGGIAATIGDTLYAGLGASRGADPDNPIVWRTTLRNRWRRADSLLVPLGEVAGGIIDGRLYLVGEGDRSTAVYDIAAGRWQSGAVQERPAAGNHHAAEVVDGNLYLLGGLGRDAEGRVQIYDPVRNRWRLGPSIPFAAGSSSSAYINGRIYVAGGIVGKTTTANAAVLDIASGNWSTIKSMPRPRNHAAGGTDGRRFYVFGGRGPGSGDSNAVANGFNDVQIYDPESGTWSVSDGSPGAPQPMPQGRGGAGKAVWLDGEFWVIGGETLTGAGASKQGTYARVDIYDPVRNQWRMGAGLPTPRHGIFPLSYGGMIFVAGGGSVAGGSESNVFEIIWPRKAATLK, encoded by the coding sequence ATGAGGGGAATCCGTCGAGGACTCCTGATACTTGCTGGCGTCTGCGTGGTGCTGTTGCTGGGATCCGCCGCGGGATTCGTGGTCGGTCGCCGCTGGCCACTCGCCCGGCTCGAACGAGCCCGCGCCAGGTTTTTCGGTAAGCCCCCCGAGGGGTGGAGTATCGTCGCTCGGACCGATCTCAATCGCTACGAAGTGATGCGGCTGCAGCACGGCTCGTCGCTCTTTCTTTTCAGCGGCTTCTATACCGACGACCAGAAGGTGACCGCACGCGTGGAGGCGCTTGATTTGCTCAATGGCGTCTGGACGCGGAAGCGGGACATTCCCCAACCACTGACCCACACGGCCCCGATCGTGGTGCGCGATACCGCGTGGTTCGTCGGCGGCTTCGAGGGGAATCATCCGGGACCGGCCACGACCCGGGTCTGGCGCTATGCCATCAACGATGACAGCTGGTCCAATGGCCCGCCGCTCCCCGCGGCACGCGGCGGTGGTGGGCTCGTGGCGGTGGGTGACACGCTGCACTTCTTCGGGGGATGGCTCCCTGATCGGAACACCGATTCACCGGACCACTGGACGCTGGTGATCGGTGATTCAGCGTGGCGCTCGGCCGCGCCGCTACCGCTGCCGCGCGGTCACCTCTCGGGGGGACTGCTATCGGGCGCGATTTACGCGATTGGTGGCGTGCTCGGCCACGACCCGGTGCCTATCGACGTCGATGCCGTGCATCGATTCAATCCTGCGACGCAACAGTGGGACAGTGCGCCGGCGTTGCCGTTCCCGGTCTCGCACACCGAACCCTCGACGACGTTCTACGACGGTCACCTGCTCATGGTCGGTGGACGTTCCCGTGGGAGTGGCCGCGAGAACATCGACGACATTCTTGCATTTGATCCAGCCCTCGGTCGCTGGCTTCATCTTGGCAGAACGCCAAAGCCATTCCTCGGCGGGATCGCCGCAACCATCGGCGACACCCTCTATGCCGGACTCGGCGCATCGCGCGGTGCCGACCCGGACAATCCGATCGTCTGGCGGACCACACTGCGCAATCGCTGGCGACGTGCTGATTCGCTGCTGGTCCCGCTCGGAGAAGTCGCCGGCGGGATCATCGATGGCCGGCTCTATCTCGTCGGCGAAGGCGATCGATCCACGGCGGTCTACGACATTGCGGCGGGTCGCTGGCAGTCCGGTGCAGTGCAGGAGCGGCCGGCCGCTGGCAATCATCACGCTGCCGAGGTTGTCGATGGCAATCTCTATCTCCTCGGTGGGCTCGGCCGCGACGCCGAAGGGCGCGTGCAGATCTACGACCCCGTGCGCAATCGCTGGCGACTCGGGCCATCGATACCCTTCGCGGCCGGGTCGAGCAGTTCGGCGTACATCAACGGCAGGATCTACGTCGCGGGCGGCATCGTCGGTAAGACCACCACGGCCAACGCGGCGGTGCTCGACATCGCATCGGGAAACTGGTCCACCATCAAGTCGATGCCTCGCCCGAGAAACCACGCGGCAGGCGGCACCGACGGCCGTCGCTTCTATGTCTTTGGCGGACGCGGCCCCGGCAGCGGTGACAGCAATGCGGTGGCCAACGGCTTCAATGACGTGCAGATCTACGACCCGGAGAGCGGCACATGGAGCGTGAGCGATGGCTCGCCAGGGGCGCCGCAACCGATGCCGCAAGGACGCGGCGGTGCCGGGAAGGCCGTCTGGCTCGATGGGGAGTTCTGGGTGATCGGCGGCGAGACACTCACCGGTGCCGGCGCGTCGAAACAGGGCACCTACGCGCGGGTCGACATCTATGATCCCGTGCGCAACCAGTGGCGCATGGGCGCCGGGTTGCCGACGCCTCGCCATGGAATATTCCCACTCAGCTACGGCGGGATGATTTTCGTGGCGGGTGGCGGGAGCGTGGCAGGAGGAAGCGAATCAAACGTGTTCGAGATTATCTGGCCGAGGAAAGCTGCCACGCTGAAATAG